The Nitrospiria bacterium genomic interval GTGAAAATGGCGGGAAGGGGGATCGAAGGCTGGAAGATCCCGTGCTTCACCTTCCGAACGAAGCAGTGCTTGCAGCCGTCATAAAGGAACGTGAGGTCCGAAGGACTCAGCCTGTAGTTCATGATCCACCTGCGCTCAACCCTAACGTTTCCCGGAGAAAGGGTTTAAATCGCCGCGCCTTTTAATACCGTAAAACGGTATTCCAGGACATTGCTCTTTCGCCCGGCTTTGTCGCGTATGAAGACCTCGAAGCGATGCGTCTTCTGCGCCGCCGTGTCCGGGACGACGCTTCGGCCCGTATAACGGCCGTCCCCTTTTGCCGCGTCGCCGTCCAGACCGTCGTCATGAATCGCGACCTCGATCTTCTCCGCGCCTTCCCTCACCTGGTACAGAAGCGGAACGATCGCCTTCGGATCGCGCGGGCTCTCGATGCGGACCGAGATCGTATAAACCGTTCCGGGAGGGCCGGAGGAGGGATCGACCGCAAGGTCCAAGATCACCGGGCCGGCACCCTGCCCGGCCGCGAGAGAGCAGGACATCGCCGTCAGGGCAACCGCAACAAGGGCCGTCACCTTTCGCATTGTATCATGTCC includes:
- a CDS encoding choice-of-anchor X domain-containing protein gives rise to the protein MRKVTALVAVALTAMSCSLAAGQGAGPVILDLAVDPSSGPPGTVYTISVRIESPRDPKAIVPLLYQVREGAEKIEVAIHDDGLDGDAAKGDGRYTGRSVVPDTAAQKTHRFEVFIRDKAGRKSNVLEYRFTVLKGAAI